Proteins encoded in a region of the Oncorhynchus clarkii lewisi isolate Uvic-CL-2024 chromosome 18, UVic_Ocla_1.0, whole genome shotgun sequence genome:
- the LOC139372842 gene encoding zinc finger protein ZFP2-like isoform X1, which translates to MCPFHFITTGMRLVTSTVRTNLQSLGPDCDSGAQFAQQGPEMASVKLEDCSQTLELNVNIKDEEEEEKIGTSVSHVLADSGMRPVTSTVRTNAGLLSPSALSPNLQSLGPDCDSGVQFALQDPEMTSVKLEDCSQTLELNANIKDEEEEEKIGTSVSHGRLELSLGTSVKLEDCSQTLELNVDIKDEEEEEKIGEPVSRGDHVETFSISRDQQQEDHRAKRSHHCPHCEEIFPLLSKLKIHIRIHTGENLYSFTDSGKRCTTSGALTVPQRAHTGEKHFSCSDCGKSFSQLAFLKRHERVHTGEKPYSCSDCGVSFSRLDALQTHQRIHTGEKPYSCSDCGKMFSQLGHLKRHKHTHTGVKPYSCSDCGKTFSQMAFLKIHERIHTGVKPYSCSDCGKTFSQMAFLKIHERIHTGVKPYSCFDCGNIFSQLAHLKRHKHTHTGVKPYSCSGCVKCFITSTELKVHQRTHTGEKPYSCSDCGKSFSRIGLLKTHERIHTGVKPYSCFDCGNIFSQLAHLKRHKHTHTGEKPYVCSGCVKCFITSTELKVHQRTHTGEKPYSCSDCGKSFSRIGLLKTHERLHRGEKPYH; encoded by the exons ATGTGCCCGTTTCATTTTATTACTACAG GTATGAGGCTagtaacatcaacagtgaggacaaacctacagtcactgggtcctgattgtgacagtggagcaCAGTTTGCACAGCAGggtccagagatggcatcagtgaagctggaggactgcagtcaaacactggagctgaatgtcaacattaaagatgaagaagaggaggagaagattgggacatctgtttctcatg TACTTGCCGACTCTGGTATGAGGCCGGTAACctcaacagtgaggacaaacgcaggcctcctctctccttccgcactgagtccaaacctacagtcactgggtcctgattgtgacagtggagtcCAGTTTGctctgcaggatccagagatgacatcagtgaagctggaagactgcagtcaaacactggagctgaatgccaacattaaagatgaagaagaggaggagaagattgggacatctgtttctcatg GACGACTAGAATTAAGTCTGGGAACATCCGTGAAgttggaagactgcagtcaaacactggagctgaatgttgacattaaagatgaagaagaggaggagaagattgggGAACCTGTTTCTCGTG gagaccatGTTGAGACATTCTCTATATCCAGAGATCAACAGCAGGAAGATCACAGAGCTAAGAGGTCTCACCACTGCCCACATTGTGAGGAGATCTTCCCATTACTATCAAAGCTAAAAATACACATaaggatacacacaggagagaatctgTATTCCTTCACTGACTCTGGGAAAAGATGCACAACATCAGGGGCTCTGACAGTTCCTCAGAgagcacacacaggagagaagcatttctcctgctctgactgcgggAAGAGTTTCTCTCAATTGGCTTTCTTAAAAAGACATGAACGggtacatacaggagagaagccttactcctgctctgactgtggggtgAGTTTCTCTCGACTCGATGCCTTACaaacacaccaacgtatacatacaggagagaagccttactcctgctctgactgtggaaagatgTTCTCTCAACTGGGCCACTTGAAAAGacataaacatacacatacaggagtgaagccttattcctgctctgactgcggGAAGACTTTCTCTCAAATGGCTTTCTTAAAAatacatgaacgtatacatacaggagtgaagccttattcctgctctgactgcggGAAGACTTTCTCTCAAATGGCTTTCTTAAAAatacatgaacgtatacatacaggagtgaagccttactcctgctttGACTGTGGAAATATTTTCTCTCAACTGGCCCACTTGAAAAGacataaacatacacatacaGGAGTGAAGCCGTACTCCTGCTCTGGCTGTGTAAAATGCTTCATAACATCAACTGaactaaaagttcatcagagaacacacacaggagagaagccttactcctgctctgactgcgggAAGAGTTTCTCTCGAATAGGTCTcttaaaaacacatgaacgtatacatacaggagtgaagccttactcctgctttGACTGTGGAAATATTTTCTCTCAACTGGCCCACTTGAAAAGacataaacatacacatacaggagagaagccttacgtaTGCTCTGGCTGTGTAAAATGCTTCATAACATCAACTGaactaaaagttcatcagagaacacacacaggagagaagccttactcctgctctgactgcgggAAGAGTTTCTCTCGAATAGGTCTcttaaaaacacatgaacgtTTACATagaggagagaagccttaccactga
- the LOC139372842 gene encoding uncharacterized protein isoform X2: MCPFHFITTGMRLVTSTVRTNLQSLGPDCDSGAQFAQQGPEMASVKLEDCSQTLELNVNIKDEEEEEKIGTSVSHVLADSGMRPVTSTVRTNAGLLSPSALSPNLQSLGPDCDSGVQFALQDPEMTSVKLEDCSQTLELNANIKDEEEEEKIGTSVSHGRLELSLGTSVKLEDCSQTLELNVDIKDEEEEEKIGEPVSRGDHVETFSISRDQQQEDHRAKRSHHCPHSTTTEDQQCSSRCPVLY; encoded by the exons ATGTGCCCGTTTCATTTTATTACTACAG GTATGAGGCTagtaacatcaacagtgaggacaaacctacagtcactgggtcctgattgtgacagtggagcaCAGTTTGCACAGCAGggtccagagatggcatcagtgaagctggaggactgcagtcaaacactggagctgaatgtcaacattaaagatgaagaagaggaggagaagattgggacatctgtttctcatg TACTTGCCGACTCTGGTATGAGGCCGGTAACctcaacagtgaggacaaacgcaggcctcctctctccttccgcactgagtccaaacctacagtcactgggtcctgattgtgacagtggagtcCAGTTTGctctgcaggatccagagatgacatcagtgaagctggaagactgcagtcaaacactggagctgaatgccaacattaaagatgaagaagaggaggagaagattgggacatctgtttctcatg GACGACTAGAATTAAGTCTGGGAACATCCGTGAAgttggaagactgcagtcaaacactggagctgaatgttgacattaaagatgaagaagaggaggagaagattgggGAACCTGTTTCTCGTG gagaccatGTTGAGACATTCTCTATATCCAGAGATCAACAGCAGGAAGATCACAGAGCTAAGAGGTCTCACCACTGCCCACATT